Part of the Cohnella candidum genome, CTTTGCGACTCGCAAAGGCGTTCATGCCGCGAATTTGCCGGCAAGCGCTTCTCTGCGACGAGGTCCAAGCCGGCGCGGCGAAATAAACCGACCCGTTCGGGTCATCCGCGGAGCGGCCTGCCCTGCCGGCCATTTGCACGAGCGACGCGGCATCGAACAAAGGCTTATCCGCGTCCAACACGAAAACGTCGCTTTTCGGAATCGTTACGCCCCGCTCCAGAATCGTGGTTGTCACAAGCAAACGCAAGGTCCGCTCGCGAAAAGCCATCACCTTTGTCCCCCGGTCCGGGTCACGGGAGGAAGTCCCGTCTACTTCCTCTGGCCGGATGCCGAAGTCGCCCGCATAGCCGCGAAATAGCCTGATAAGGGGACCCACGTGGTAGATGAACGGGATGAAGACGAAAACTTGCGCTCCACGTTCGATAGAGGCTTGGAGGGTTTTTTTCAAGGTGTTTGGTACTCGGCGCTTGCTGCCCGTCCAGCTCGATACCGCAGGAATCGTCACGCGTTTCGGAACGGGGAGCGGTCTTCGGTGATAACGCACGGATACCTTTGCATGGGAGAGCAGTCCCCATCTCGCTTTCCGCTGCATGCCGACTGGAGGAGTTGCGCTCAGCAGCACGGTAACGCCGCCTTTCTTCCTTGCCTGCGCTGCCGCATGGTGAAGTGCGGGATCGTTATGATAGGGAAATGCATCGACTTCGTCGAGTACGATGAGGTCGAACGCTTCCCGGAACCGAATCAACTGATGCGTCGTGGCGAGCGTCAGCGCTCCGTTCTCGAACTTATCCTCGCTTCCGCCATAGAGAACGACGCGGCTCACATGAGGAAAGGCGGCAGCCAGCCGAGGCGCCAGCTCAAGGACGACATCCCGGCGAGGACTCGCGACCGCCGCTCGGCCGCCTGCGGAGAGAACCGCTTCCAGCAGCGGAAACATCATTTCCGTCTTGCCGGCTCCCGTCACCGCCCATAGGAGAAAAACATGCCTCTTCTGCCGTTGCGCGAGCCTATCGGCTAGGAATTGCAATGCAGTCGAAGCCGCCTCACCTTGTGCAGGACTTAACTTCCATCGTTTCTTGAAAGTCTCAGAATCATCGGCTTCCACCGCCAAAGCCACCGACGCCAAAGCTTCCCCGAGAATCAAAAGCTCGCATTCCCGGCAACGGCCCATGGTCAAACAGACCTCGCAATACGCGCACTCCGGACGTCCGCATGCCGCGCATGGCGTGCGATGCAACTGCCGCCCGCCGCTTCCGCATCGCCTGCAATGCACAGCGGCACGCCTTCCGGACAACTGCGCCACCGCGGCCGTGAACCGTATGCTGCCCATCAGCGCTGCAACTTGTAATACGGGCAAAAGCTCAGCTGCCGTCTCCTCAAAAGCCGCCAAAGCCTCCGGCAGCAAATATCCGCGGCCCTGAAGTCGTTCTGCGGCAACTCGCGCCTTCTCCCCAAGAGAGCGCCCCTCCTTATATGCCTCACGGAAATTTCCGGCATCATGCCCGTTGACACCATGCCGGCGGTTCATCACCCATTCCCGCGTCCGCCTTCTCCGCTTCTCGTTCCTTAACACCACCGCACACTCAGCCATCCCCAGTGGCAACGGCTCGTCCAGCCAAACGATTTCAGACGGAGTCTGAGCCGAATCCTCGGCCTGTCCACGACCCATGTCCCCCCAACCTTCATGAATGCCTTGCCGGAACGCCGTACTCGTCCAATAATGGAAATCCACTTCCCAGCAAACCGACATCCCCGCCAATTTCCGACCCGAAAACCAAACGACCTCGTATAATGTGGCCCTCATCTGACCCCCGCCCCTCCGCGAAAATAAAAAGCACACCCGCCTCGCCCATTAGGACGAAAGCGGGTGTGCTTCACCCGAAATCCCATCATATACCGTTACCGAACATTGTATGCGATTTCCAACCGGTCGACAATCCCCCGTCATATCAACTTCCTAAAGCGGCAGCCTATGCAAATCCTCTCTTTTGTCGAGTTCCACCCAGACGACCTGCGCAGGATCCTTTTCCATCCCTTGCTCTTCCCACTGCTTCATCATGCTATCCCGGTCTTTCGCATCGGGTCCCGATTCCCTGCTGCGGATCCATGCAATTCCATCATAGCCTCGCGCGAACTTCTCGACAATCGGACCGGTGTCGTCCGTCGAATCGTCGAGCAGGACCGTAATGCCGATATCCGTTCCCGTACGCCGGGAAAAACTTTGCAACGCCCGCACGTACCCTTCGATTTGCAATTGGTGGTTGCCCGCGACCAGTACATAATGGCGCTTGCGCGAATCGGCTTCCCGTCCGAATACCCCATGCGCCAATGCCGCTGCCGCCACGTAAAAGCCGATGATCCACATCAATTCCGGAATCACGGCGGCCACCTCCTGTGCGCGGTCGACCGATCTACGGCGCCGACGCGCCTTACATCCGTTCCCGCTTGTTGGTATGGCATTATATGCCGCATGCCAAGTGGGAGTTACCGGCCGCACGCGGACAAGGCGAACCCGTAGAAACGCCCAAAACAAAAACGGCCTCCCACCGCACTCGCGCGCGGCAGGGGCCGTCTGTTTTCAATCGTCATGTTCCCGCATCGATCGTTATGTAACCGCCTAACGACTGCGCCTCGCTTACAGCGTCACCCAACCGTATTTGATCGAGTTGATGACGGCTTGCGTGCGGTCGTCGACCTCCATTTTCTGGAGAATGCTGCTGACGTGGTTTTTGACCGTTTTCTCGCTGATGAACAGGTTTTCGCCGATCGTTTTGTTGCTTTTGCCCTCGGCCATCAGCTTGAGCACTTCCGCTTCCCGGCGGGTGAGCGGATTGTTGCCGCGGGGGATGAATTTGGTCACCGTCTCGCGGCTCGCCGCAGCTCCGGAGGTCGCCCCGATCTCATCCAAATACGTCATGCGGCGGAGCTGGTTGATCAGCTTGCCCGTCACTTTGGGGTGGATGTAGGCATGTCCCTCCGCTACGGTGCGGATCGCGTTGATGAGCGATTCCGCCTCCATGTCCTTCAGCAGATACCCCGTCGCGCCCTTGCGAAGGGTTTCGAAAACATAGCTCTCGTCGTCATGGATGGAAAGGATAATCACTTTAATATCCGGGAAAATGTCCCGCAGCCGCTCGGTCGCGATCACCCCGTTTTCGATCGGCATGTTGATGTCAAGCAGCACGACGTCTGGCTTGTACCGGTTGCAAAACTCGAGTACTTGAATGCCGTCGCCGCATTCCCCGATGACTTCAAGATCGGACTCCATGTTCAGAATCCTCTTCAGCCCTTCGCGGAACAGCTGATGATCGTCGGCAAGCAGCACCTTGATCTTGCGAACCGCCGTCTTACTTTCCATGCTCGCCTAACTCCTTTCCTGGCTCCGATTTAATGGGAACCTGAATTTTGATTTTGGTCCCTTGACCTGCTGTCGACTCGATATCGATCTTGCCTTGCAGCAGTTCGACGCGCTCCCGCATACCGACCAAGCCGAACT contains:
- a CDS encoding DEAD/DEAH box helicase, with amino-acid sequence MRATLYEVVWFSGRKLAGMSVCWEVDFHYWTSTAFRQGIHEGWGDMGRGQAEDSAQTPSEIVWLDEPLPLGMAECAVVLRNEKRRRRTREWVMNRRHGVNGHDAGNFREAYKEGRSLGEKARVAAERLQGRGYLLPEALAAFEETAAELLPVLQVAALMGSIRFTAAVAQLSGRRAAVHCRRCGSGGRQLHRTPCAACGRPECAYCEVCLTMGRCRECELLILGEALASVALAVEADDSETFKKRWKLSPAQGEAASTALQFLADRLAQRQKRHVFLLWAVTGAGKTEMMFPLLEAVLSAGGRAAVASPRRDVVLELAPRLAAAFPHVSRVVLYGGSEDKFENGALTLATTHQLIRFREAFDLIVLDEVDAFPYHNDPALHHAAAQARKKGGVTVLLSATPPVGMQRKARWGLLSHAKVSVRYHRRPLPVPKRVTIPAVSSWTGSKRRVPNTLKKTLQASIERGAQVFVFIPFIYHVGPLIRLFRGYAGDFGIRPEEVDGTSSRDPDRGTKVMAFRERTLRLLVTTTILERGVTIPKSDVFVLDADKPLFDAASLVQMAGRAGRSADDPNGSVYFAAPAWTSSQRSACRQIRGMNAFASRKGFLIKGDS
- a CDS encoding response regulator, yielding MESKTAVRKIKVLLADDHQLFREGLKRILNMESDLEVIGECGDGIQVLEFCNRYKPDVVLLDINMPIENGVIATERLRDIFPDIKVIILSIHDDESYVFETLRKGATGYLLKDMEAESLINAIRTVAEGHAYIHPKVTGKLINQLRRMTYLDEIGATSGAAASRETVTKFIPRGNNPLTRREAEVLKLMAEGKSNKTIGENLFISEKTVKNHVSSILQKMEVDDRTQAVINSIKYGWVTL